Proteins encoded by one window of Synergistaceae bacterium:
- a CDS encoding ATP-binding cassette domain-containing protein: MNDNVPYLRVDKLKKYFHTKRGLLHAVDDVSFAVQKGETLGLVGESGCGKSTLGRCLIRLLDATAGSVLLHNEKTGLDVDITKVSNAAMKELRKKVQIVFQDPYSCLNPRLSVWELIAEPLIVNSVFSAKNAMKKRVRELMNTVGLAERLENNYPHELDGGRRQRIGIARSLALNPEFIVLDEPVSALDVCIQAQILNLLNDLQKEFHYTYVFISHNLSVVKHVSDRIAVMYLGKIVELSNYKELFVKPLHPYTQALLSAIPVAKLDVKKERIILEGDVPSPITPPEGCRFMGRCRYCQDLCKEKTPELKETLPNHFVACHFTEELR; this comes from the coding sequence ATGAACGACAATGTTCCGTATCTCCGAGTAGACAAGTTAAAGAAATATTTCCACACGAAACGCGGGCTTCTTCACGCGGTGGACGACGTGAGCTTCGCGGTCCAAAAGGGGGAAACTTTAGGGCTGGTGGGAGAATCCGGCTGCGGCAAATCGACGCTGGGCCGTTGCCTGATTCGCCTACTGGACGCCACGGCAGGGAGCGTGCTTCTTCACAACGAGAAGACCGGTTTGGACGTTGATATCACAAAGGTCTCCAACGCCGCGATGAAGGAACTGCGCAAAAAAGTCCAGATCGTCTTTCAGGATCCCTATTCCTGCTTGAATCCCCGCTTGTCCGTATGGGAACTAATCGCGGAGCCTCTGATCGTGAACAGCGTTTTTTCCGCCAAAAACGCCATGAAAAAACGTGTCCGCGAGCTGATGAACACCGTGGGCCTGGCGGAGCGCCTGGAGAATAACTACCCTCACGAGTTGGACGGCGGCCGTCGCCAACGCATCGGAATCGCCCGCTCTCTCGCCTTGAATCCGGAGTTCATTGTCCTGGACGAGCCCGTTTCGGCTCTGGACGTCTGCATACAGGCCCAGATTCTGAACCTGCTGAACGATCTGCAAAAGGAATTTCATTACACCTACGTCTTCATCTCCCATAACCTGAGTGTGGTGAAGCACGTGTCGGATCGGATCGCGGTGATGTATTTGGGTAAGATCGTGGAGCTCTCGAACTATAAGGAGCTGTTCGTGAAGCCATTGCACCCGTACACGCAGGCACTTTTATCGGCCATTCCCGTGGCGAAGCTGGACGTCAAGAAGGAGCGAATCATCCTGGAGGGCGATGTACCTTCGCCGATCACGCCGCCGGAGGGCTGTCGCTTCATGGGTCGATGCCGTTACTGCCAAGATCTTTGCAAAGAAAAGACACCGGAGCTGAAGGAAACCTTGCCAAATCACTTCGTCGCCTGTCATTTCACGGAGGAATTACGATAA
- a CDS encoding ABC transporter substrate-binding protein encodes MKKCSLLLLVFALVVGLCGVAGAAAKDTLVVIDQYDATTMDPIGHNDVPSSRACFEVYDTLIFLDEEGNVLPGLAEKWENLSPTEIKFYLRKGVKFHNGDEMKAEDVQFTIMRATTDAGAKIKVFSQNVDGVDIVDDYTVVLRLKEPDYYFFASLSHSWGSITSKKYVESAGESFGMNPMGTGPFKLVSWQKGSEYVLERFEDYWGPKPKFKTLRVRSVPEPTSRTIELESGGADIAYPIPHNDLKRIEENERLVLHRRPQLSTTYMGFNMTKKPFDDVRVRHAISAALDIVAIQAAAYRGVGKVPGSLVPDGIPYSINSKVPLHVQNVELAKQLLEEAGVKDLKLEIWTNERKERVDSSTIVQAQLEEIGIQAEIKVLEWGAYLDGLMEKKHDVFFLGWVTSIPHPNGPISGLLESNSGSNYTFTNDPKIDELLVKGRGTPYGEECEKIYTELQEYINELTPMIYFHNDESIAGTQKNVKGFIPRATEIHSFREVYFEE; translated from the coding sequence GTGAAGAAGTGCAGTTTGCTATTGTTGGTTTTCGCGCTTGTTGTCGGTCTGTGTGGCGTTGCCGGCGCGGCGGCAAAAGACACGTTAGTCGTGATCGATCAGTACGACGCCACTACTATGGACCCCATCGGACACAATGACGTTCCCAGCTCTCGCGCCTGCTTCGAGGTTTATGACACACTGATCTTCCTGGACGAGGAAGGCAACGTCCTGCCCGGTCTCGCGGAAAAGTGGGAAAACCTCTCTCCGACGGAGATCAAATTTTACCTCCGTAAGGGCGTGAAATTCCACAACGGCGACGAGATGAAGGCCGAAGACGTCCAATTCACGATTATGCGCGCCACGACGGACGCGGGCGCCAAGATCAAGGTTTTCTCCCAAAACGTTGACGGTGTGGATATCGTGGACGACTACACGGTCGTCCTTCGACTGAAGGAGCCCGACTATTACTTCTTCGCGTCCCTGTCTCACTCCTGGGGTTCCATCACCAGCAAGAAATACGTCGAATCGGCGGGCGAGAGTTTTGGTATGAACCCAATGGGAACGGGACCCTTCAAGCTCGTGAGCTGGCAGAAGGGCAGCGAGTACGTTCTCGAACGCTTTGAGGATTACTGGGGACCCAAACCTAAGTTCAAGACCCTTAGGGTCCGTTCCGTTCCCGAACCGACGAGCCGCACGATTGAGTTGGAGTCTGGCGGTGCCGACATTGCCTATCCCATCCCGCACAATGATCTGAAGCGCATCGAGGAGAACGAGAGACTGGTGCTTCACCGGAGACCTCAGCTTTCGACCACTTACATGGGCTTCAACATGACGAAGAAACCTTTCGACGACGTTCGTGTCCGCCACGCGATTTCCGCAGCCTTGGATATCGTTGCTATTCAGGCGGCTGCTTACCGAGGCGTGGGTAAGGTCCCTGGTTCGTTGGTTCCCGACGGAATTCCATACTCCATCAACAGCAAGGTCCCTCTTCATGTTCAGAACGTCGAACTGGCCAAGCAACTTTTGGAAGAGGCTGGAGTGAAAGACCTTAAATTAGAGATCTGGACCAATGAGCGCAAAGAGCGCGTCGACAGCTCCACAATCGTTCAGGCCCAGCTCGAAGAAATCGGCATCCAAGCCGAGATCAAAGTATTGGAATGGGGCGCGTATTTGGATGGTCTTATGGAGAAAAAGCACGATGTGTTCTTCTTGGGTTGGGTCACGTCGATTCCTCACCCCAACGGGCCAATTTCCGGGCTGCTTGAATCCAACTCCGGCAGTAACTACACTTTCACGAACGACCCAAAGATTGACGAACTGTTGGTTAAGGGACGTGGCACGCCCTACGGAGAGGAGTGCGAAAAAATTTATACGGAGTTACAGGAGTACATTAACGAGCTGACGCCCATGATTTACTTCCACAATGACGAGTCGATCGCGGGCACGCAGAAAAACGTGAAGGGCTTCATTCCTCGCGCTACTGAAATCCATTCTTTCCGCGAAGTTTACTTCGAAGAATAA
- a CDS encoding ABC transporter permease — MNNSTDAIQNTVYVRRKKRSALGEVFFRLRKSPLAMFGLAIILLLVFLSIFADQLAPYPYRKQNLSHMFETPSKDFLLGTDEFGRDILSRLIYGARISLQVGFIAVGIALVVGGLLGATAGYYGGWIDNGIMRFMDVLLSIPQTLLAIAIAAALGPGLFNLMIAVGISAVPNYARIVRGSVLSIREMEFIEAARAVGSSDLRIILKHIIPNSMAPIIVQSTLGVASAILNAAGLSFIGLGIQPPYPEWGAMLSGGRQYIRDYPHLTLYPGLAIMFTILALNFLGDGLRDALDPKLKR, encoded by the coding sequence ATGAACAACTCGACAGACGCGATTCAAAATACTGTCTACGTCCGAAGGAAAAAGCGGAGCGCCCTGGGAGAGGTCTTCTTCCGCCTTCGTAAGAGCCCTTTGGCCATGTTTGGGCTCGCTATCATTTTATTGTTGGTCTTTCTGTCCATCTTCGCCGACCAGTTGGCACCTTATCCTTATCGAAAACAGAACTTGTCTCACATGTTCGAGACGCCGTCGAAGGACTTCCTGCTGGGAACGGACGAGTTCGGCCGCGACATTCTGAGCCGCCTGATTTACGGGGCGCGCATCTCGCTTCAGGTTGGGTTTATCGCCGTGGGCATCGCCCTGGTCGTGGGGGGGTTGCTAGGCGCGACGGCCGGTTACTACGGAGGGTGGATCGACAACGGGATCATGCGGTTCATGGATGTGCTGCTCTCGATTCCTCAAACTTTGTTGGCCATCGCCATCGCGGCTGCCTTGGGGCCGGGGCTTTTTAACCTGATGATTGCTGTGGGGATCTCGGCCGTGCCCAACTACGCCCGCATCGTGCGGGGCTCGGTGCTCTCCATCCGGGAAATGGAGTTTATCGAAGCGGCCCGGGCTGTGGGTAGCTCCGACCTACGTATCATTTTGAAGCACATCATCCCCAACAGCATGGCCCCCATCATCGTCCAGTCTACTCTGGGCGTCGCCTCCGCCATTCTCAACGCGGCTGGGCTCTCCTTCATCGGACTTGGCATCCAGCCTCCGTACCCGGAGTGGGGCGCGATGCTATCGGGCGGACGTCAGTACATCCGAGACTACCCTCACCTGACCCTCTACCCCGGCCTAGCCATCATGTTCACTATCCTTGCGCTGAACTTCCTGGGCGACGGACTTCGGGACGCGCTCGACCCGAAGCTGAAGCGATAG
- a CDS encoding ABC transporter permease yields the protein MIRYVIRRVLFLIPVLIGVAFCVFTLLYLTPGDPARMILGDMATEGAIQEFRAKEGLDKPFLLQFGNYIYKAVTQGDIGRSYITKRPVMHEILTVFPATLKLSAFAIVIAILIGLPCGILSAIKQYSIFDTITMIFAMVGLSMPVFWLGLLLILYFSVYLRWLPSSGFDTFKAMILPSLALSAQSISMITRMTRSSMLEVVRADYIRTARSKGQKESVVIWVHALHNALIPVVTLCGLQFGHLLAGAILTESIFAIPGVGRLMVESIKMRDYPVVQGGVLFVAVAFSVVNLLVDLVYAYIDPRIKAQYK from the coding sequence ATGATTCGCTATGTCATTCGCCGAGTCCTGTTTTTGATTCCTGTGCTTATTGGCGTGGCCTTCTGCGTTTTCACTCTCCTTTATCTGACGCCGGGCGACCCGGCTAGGATGATCCTGGGGGATATGGCTACAGAGGGGGCAATACAGGAATTTAGGGCTAAAGAAGGGTTGGACAAACCCTTTCTGCTTCAGTTCGGGAACTACATTTACAAAGCCGTCACCCAAGGGGACATTGGACGCTCCTACATCACCAAACGCCCCGTCATGCACGAGATTCTGACGGTTTTTCCGGCCACGTTGAAACTCTCCGCGTTCGCCATCGTCATCGCGATCCTTATCGGCTTGCCCTGCGGAATCCTGTCCGCTATCAAGCAATACTCGATTTTCGATACCATCACGATGATTTTCGCCATGGTGGGGCTTTCCATGCCGGTCTTCTGGCTGGGTCTTTTGCTGATTCTCTATTTCTCGGTCTATCTGCGATGGCTGCCTTCCTCCGGCTTCGACACATTCAAAGCGATGATATTGCCATCGTTGGCCTTGTCCGCGCAGTCTATCTCGATGATCACCCGCATGACGCGCTCGTCGATGCTGGAGGTCGTTCGTGCCGACTACATCCGAACCGCCCGCTCCAAGGGACAAAAAGAGTCCGTCGTCATTTGGGTTCACGCTCTTCACAACGCGTTGATTCCCGTCGTGACCCTTTGCGGACTCCAATTTGGACACCTTTTGGCCGGCGCGATCTTGACGGAGTCGATTTTCGCCATTCCCGGCGTCGGGCGTCTGATGGTGGAGTCCATCAAGATGCGCGATTATCCTGTTGTGCAGGGCGGGGTGCTTTTCGTCGCCGTGGCGTTCAGTGTGGTCAACCTCCTCGTCGATTTGGTGTATGCCTATATCGATCCGCGCATCAAGGCACAGTACAAGTAA
- a CDS encoding iron-containing alcohol dehydrogenase — protein sequence MMKATEFYMPEVLLQGPKCLSLLGKELKRLGKNKALLVTDKFMEKAGYAEKVGKILEEAGCSFSVFSDIGGEPGDKDVVAGLEAYRKNGCEFLVALGGGSPIDAAKAIGILETNGGKITDYMGAGKVQKPTLPLIAIATTAGTGSEMTKVTIINDTANDVKMLISSPWIIPTIAVADPELTRSMPPGVTAATGLDAFCHAIEAFVSKREQPITDVVALKAIRLISENLRKAWCDGDDMEARANMTLAATLGGIAFNNSSVTLIHGMSRPIGALFHIAHGISNAVLLPVWAEFTYVAKPEKFAEVAAVMGENVNGLSTLQAARKAVDAIVALCGDVEIPPIRTLIPDRAEFEKHLGKMAHDALVSGSPGNNPRFVTEEKIIELYKKAY from the coding sequence ATGATGAAAGCCACGGAATTTTATATGCCTGAGGTTCTTCTTCAGGGACCGAAATGTTTGTCTTTGTTGGGAAAAGAGCTTAAAAGGCTGGGAAAGAACAAGGCTCTTCTGGTTACGGATAAATTCATGGAAAAAGCCGGTTACGCCGAGAAAGTCGGAAAAATTTTGGAGGAAGCTGGCTGTTCGTTTTCGGTGTTCAGCGATATTGGAGGCGAACCGGGAGATAAAGACGTCGTGGCCGGGCTGGAAGCGTACAGAAAGAACGGTTGCGAATTTTTGGTGGCGCTTGGTGGAGGAAGCCCGATTGACGCCGCCAAGGCCATCGGGATCCTTGAAACGAATGGCGGGAAAATAACCGACTATATGGGAGCCGGCAAGGTTCAAAAGCCGACGCTGCCCCTGATTGCCATAGCTACGACCGCAGGAACTGGTTCGGAAATGACGAAGGTCACTATTATCAATGACACCGCCAATGACGTCAAAATGCTGATCAGTTCTCCCTGGATCATCCCGACGATTGCCGTAGCCGATCCGGAACTTACCCGCTCGATGCCTCCCGGCGTCACCGCCGCTACGGGGCTGGATGCCTTCTGCCATGCTATTGAGGCGTTTGTTTCCAAACGAGAGCAACCGATAACGGATGTCGTCGCCCTAAAGGCAATCCGGCTCATCTCGGAAAACTTGCGTAAGGCTTGGTGCGACGGGGATGATATGGAGGCGCGGGCGAATATGACGCTCGCTGCTACCCTTGGAGGAATCGCCTTCAATAACTCCTCGGTAACTTTAATTCATGGCATGTCCAGACCCATAGGCGCTCTTTTCCATATCGCCCATGGAATATCCAACGCGGTGCTGCTACCGGTGTGGGCGGAATTTACTTATGTCGCGAAGCCGGAAAAATTTGCCGAAGTGGCCGCGGTTATGGGCGAAAACGTGAATGGACTGTCGACTCTCCAGGCGGCCCGGAAGGCGGTCGATGCCATCGTGGCTCTTTGCGGGGATGTGGAAATCCCTCCGATCCGCACTCTGATTCCTGACCGTGCGGAGTTTGAAAAGCATCTCGGGAAAATGGCTCATGACGCGCTAGTCAGCGGAAGTCCCGGCAACAATCCTCGTTTTGTTACGGAGGAAAAAATCATCGAACTCTACAAGAAGGCGTATTGA
- a CDS encoding ABC transporter ATP-binding protein: protein MGVNKNLLLDIQDLTIQYVTDNGTVHAVENLNLQLGHGETLGFVGETGAGKTTTALGITRLIPSPPGVIRSGKIFFEGENLLEKSETEMRSIRGGKIAMIFQDPMTSLNPVMTVDKQIAEMIKLHRNVDDAESLKLAGDMLELVGIRRERMHDYPHQFSGGMKQRVVIAIALACDPGLLIADEPTTALDVTIQAQVLELMKKLKQQFDASMILITHDLGIVADICDKVAIMYAGRVVEYADKRALYTNPVHPYTIGLFNSVPDLDEDRESLNVIPGLMPDPMDLPTGCTFHPRCTYAVEECSRSKPTMIEVEKDHFAACPIRGKAGMPALVEGR, encoded by the coding sequence ATGGGCGTAAATAAAAATCTTCTTTTGGATATTCAGGATTTGACGATTCAGTACGTCACTGACAACGGTACGGTGCACGCTGTCGAGAATCTGAACCTGCAACTGGGACATGGCGAGACTCTGGGCTTCGTGGGGGAAACCGGAGCAGGCAAAACCACCACGGCGCTGGGCATCACGCGGCTCATCCCTTCTCCCCCCGGCGTCATCAGGTCAGGAAAAATTTTCTTTGAGGGCGAGAACCTACTGGAAAAAAGTGAAACGGAGATGCGCTCAATTCGCGGCGGCAAAATCGCCATGATCTTTCAAGACCCTATGACGAGTCTGAACCCTGTGATGACCGTGGACAAGCAAATCGCGGAAATGATCAAACTTCACAGAAACGTGGACGACGCCGAGTCCCTGAAACTTGCCGGAGACATGCTGGAGCTGGTGGGTATCCGGCGCGAGCGTATGCACGACTACCCACACCAGTTTTCGGGAGGGATGAAACAGCGCGTCGTGATCGCCATCGCTCTGGCCTGCGATCCGGGGCTTCTGATCGCCGACGAGCCGACGACGGCCCTCGACGTGACGATCCAGGCCCAGGTTCTTGAGCTGATGAAAAAACTGAAACAGCAATTCGACGCTTCCATGATCCTCATCACCCATGACTTGGGCATTGTAGCGGATATCTGCGACAAAGTGGCGATCATGTACGCCGGGCGCGTGGTGGAGTACGCGGATAAACGCGCACTTTACACAAACCCTGTGCACCCGTACACTATAGGGCTTTTCAACTCCGTACCCGACCTAGACGAGGACCGGGAGTCTCTGAACGTGATCCCTGGCTTGATGCCGGACCCCATGGATCTACCCACCGGCTGCACGTTCCACCCGCGCTGTACCTACGCGGTGGAGGAGTGCTCACGATCGAAGCCCACCATGATCGAGGTCGAAAAAGACCATTTCGCGGCCTGCCCTATTCGAGGCAAGGCAGGCATGCCTGCCTTAGTAGAGGGACGGTGA
- a CDS encoding 5-deoxy-glucuronate isomerase: MQPRIFVQGYNALTDRRGIHPESLMDIGVYVFSPGEKFTFRAERDESAFLLLDGEVSFEWNGLSESASRHSVFDAPPTALHVSSHVDVAITAKSSAEVLIQKTDNPRAFEPVFYPSSSIKNVFLGADNMQGCAKRVLRDIFNYGNASYSNMVLGEDLHLPGRWSSYPPHHHPQPEVYYYRFDKPQGFGVTIVGDDATVIKHNHICVIPGGECHPQAAAPGYAMYYTWMIRHLDGNPWTDRIDDPKHVWLHDKDAIIWNGPARA; this comes from the coding sequence ATGCAGCCAAGGATATTTGTGCAGGGTTATAATGCCCTGACGGACAGGCGGGGGATTCATCCTGAATCCCTTATGGATATAGGGGTGTACGTGTTCTCTCCCGGAGAGAAATTCACGTTTCGAGCCGAACGCGACGAGTCGGCGTTCCTTTTGCTGGATGGGGAAGTATCGTTTGAATGGAATGGACTCTCGGAGAGCGCGTCTCGTCACAGCGTTTTCGACGCGCCGCCGACGGCTCTTCACGTTTCGTCCCACGTGGATGTGGCGATCACAGCCAAATCGTCCGCCGAGGTCCTGATACAGAAAACCGATAACCCTCGCGCCTTTGAGCCCGTGTTTTACCCTTCTTCTTCGATCAAAAACGTATTTCTCGGTGCCGACAACATGCAAGGTTGCGCCAAACGTGTTCTGCGGGATATCTTCAACTACGGCAACGCTTCTTATTCCAACATGGTGCTTGGCGAGGATCTGCACCTGCCTGGGAGATGGAGCAGCTACCCGCCACACCATCATCCCCAGCCGGAGGTATACTACTACAGATTCGACAAGCCTCAGGGATTCGGGGTCACGATCGTGGGAGATGACGCGACCGTCATTAAACATAACCACATATGCGTAATACCCGGCGGAGAGTGTCATCCCCAGGCGGCCGCCCCGGGATACGCCATGTATTACACTTGGATGATACGCCATCTCGATGGTAATCCCTGGACTGACCGCATTGACGACCCCAAACATGTATGGCTGCACGATAAGGACGCGATAATCTGGAACGGCCCGGCGCGCGCGTGA
- the iolC gene encoding 5-dehydro-2-deoxygluconokinase: MKFDESRPMDMVLLGRAAIDLNPEDYYKPLSKSATFKKYLGGSPANIAVGLSRLGKKCGFFTRVSDDQFGDFVIETFESEGVDVSRIRRCTNGEKLGLTFTEILSPEESSILMYRNQASDLSLSVEDIDAGYIEGAKCLLISGTALAQSPSREAALKAMILAKWSSTPIIFDIDYRAYNWKNFDELGIYCSLAASEASIILGSREEYDLTERMLCPGMDDAASAAFWHSKKARLVVIKHGKAGSTAYTNDGNKYSIKPFPVKMLKGFGGGDGYASAFLYGILNGMEIIDCLELGSASASLLVASHGCAPNMPTLKQITDYIGDCKRQYGEMIARA; encoded by the coding sequence GTGAAATTTGACGAGAGCAGGCCAATGGACATGGTACTCCTGGGCAGGGCCGCGATAGACCTCAATCCTGAGGATTATTACAAACCTCTCAGCAAAAGCGCGACCTTCAAGAAATACCTCGGCGGCTCGCCCGCCAATATAGCCGTGGGATTATCGCGCCTTGGAAAGAAGTGCGGGTTCTTTACGCGGGTCTCAGACGATCAGTTCGGCGATTTCGTGATAGAGACTTTCGAGTCCGAGGGTGTGGATGTATCTCGTATTCGCCGTTGCACGAACGGTGAAAAACTCGGACTCACCTTCACCGAGATTTTGAGTCCCGAAGAGAGCAGCATTCTGATGTATCGCAACCAGGCGTCAGACCTCAGCCTCTCGGTCGAGGACATTGACGCGGGATACATAGAAGGCGCGAAATGCCTGCTCATATCGGGTACTGCGCTTGCTCAGAGTCCGAGCAGGGAGGCCGCGTTGAAGGCCATGATACTCGCGAAGTGGTCATCGACCCCGATCATATTCGATATCGACTACCGAGCCTATAACTGGAAGAACTTTGACGAGCTTGGCATCTACTGCTCACTGGCCGCGTCGGAGGCGTCGATCATCCTGGGCAGCCGAGAGGAATATGACCTGACCGAGCGAATGTTATGCCCTGGAATGGATGACGCGGCCTCGGCCGCCTTTTGGCATTCCAAAAAGGCTCGTCTGGTGGTGATCAAACACGGCAAGGCAGGTTCGACGGCCTATACGAACGATGGAAACAAATATTCGATCAAACCGTTTCCAGTCAAGATGTTGAAGGGTTTTGGTGGGGGAGATGGATACGCCTCGGCATTTCTCTACGGCATATTGAATGGTATGGAGATAATCGACTGCCTGGAACTGGGCAGCGCGTCGGCGTCGCTGCTGGTGGCAAGCCACGGATGCGCGCCGAACATGCCCACGCTGAAGCAGATAACGGATTATATCGGCGATTGCAAAAGGCAGTATGGTGAAATGATCGCCAGGGCGTAA
- the pepT gene encoding peptidase T: protein MYAILDRFLKYVTYDTQSVDGATIVPSTSGQLTLAKVLGEELKVLGLHDVEVTEHAYVTATLPSNVTDSEKKKKIPAIGFVAHMDTATEVTGKDVNPRVVKNYDGGDIVLRSASNGADEVVLSPKDFPYLADYKEQDLVVTDGNTLLGADNKAGIAEIMAGVDYLLRHPEIKHGDVKIAFTPDEEVGHLAKFLDIKKFGADFAYTFDGGPVGDVCYENFNAAKASVSIKGRAVHPGTAKNLMLNAITLGQELNRLFPPAEVPEYTEGYEGYYHCLSFQGTTESATLKYIIRDHDTPHFEARKKFMEKAVQWMKDKYGENRFTLTLQDQYRNMSDKLQGHDHIVNTILEAMGELGIKPKITPMRGGTDGAALSWRGLLTPNIFTGGHNYHGRFEFISVQAMEKATATMLKILELYAREA from the coding sequence ATGTACGCCATTCTCGACCGTTTTTTAAAATATGTGACTTACGACACCCAATCCGTGGATGGGGCGACGATTGTTCCCTCCACTTCGGGACAGTTGACGCTGGCCAAGGTCCTGGGCGAAGAACTGAAGGTCTTGGGGCTCCATGACGTGGAGGTCACCGAGCACGCCTACGTCACGGCGACCCTTCCGTCCAATGTCACAGACTCGGAAAAGAAAAAGAAAATCCCCGCCATCGGCTTCGTCGCCCACATGGACACAGCCACGGAGGTGACGGGCAAAGACGTGAACCCCCGGGTGGTGAAAAATTACGATGGAGGCGATATTGTTTTGAGGTCCGCCTCCAATGGCGCGGACGAGGTTGTCCTATCACCGAAAGATTTTCCCTACCTGGCAGACTACAAAGAACAGGATCTAGTGGTGACGGACGGCAACACACTTCTGGGCGCGGACAACAAGGCGGGTATCGCGGAGATTATGGCCGGGGTGGACTATCTGTTACGGCATCCTGAGATCAAACACGGTGACGTCAAGATCGCTTTTACTCCCGACGAAGAGGTGGGGCACCTGGCGAAGTTCCTGGACATCAAAAAATTTGGCGCGGACTTCGCTTATACCTTCGACGGCGGTCCCGTGGGGGATGTGTGCTACGAAAATTTCAATGCCGCGAAGGCGAGCGTGAGCATCAAAGGGCGCGCGGTGCATCCCGGCACGGCCAAAAATCTGATGCTGAATGCCATTACCTTAGGGCAAGAGCTGAACCGACTCTTCCCCCCAGCGGAGGTTCCCGAATACACCGAGGGTTACGAGGGTTACTATCACTGCCTCAGTTTTCAGGGGACCACGGAGTCCGCAACTCTAAAGTATATTATCCGCGACCATGACACGCCCCACTTCGAGGCCCGAAAAAAGTTCATGGAGAAGGCTGTCCAGTGGATGAAGGACAAATACGGGGAAAACCGTTTCACCCTGACGTTACAAGACCAATACCGCAATATGTCCGACAAGCTCCAAGGACACGATCATATCGTGAATACGATCCTGGAGGCGATGGGCGAGCTGGGGATCAAACCCAAGATCACCCCTATGCGGGGCGGCACGGACGGAGCGGCTCTTTCCTGGCGGGGACTCCTCACCCCGAACATTTTCACCGGCGGGCACAACTATCACGGGCGCTTCGAGTTTATCTCCGTCCAAGCGATGGAAAAGGCCACAGCGACAATGCTTAAAATCCTGGAGCTTTACGCTCGCGAGGCGTGA